A single region of the Blattabacterium sp. (Cryptocercus kyebangensis) genome encodes:
- the lptB gene encoding LPS export ABC transporter ATP-binding protein — MTLIAKNIYKKYKKRNVVTNVSFWLNQGEIVGLIGPNGAGKTTSFYIIVGLIRPDQGQVLLNEENITNYPIYKRSRKGIGYLSQEPSIFRKLSVEDNILCILEMKKNSYKERKKKTEQLLEEFGLQHIRKNRGDLLSGGERKRTEIARCLASNPRFILLDEPFSGIDPIAIEELQKIILSLKKKKIGILITDHNVQETFIITDRLYLMFEGKILKDGPSKELIKDSMVRKVYLGNHFLKNHKIKK, encoded by the coding sequence ATGACTTTGATAGCTAAAAATATATACAAAAAATATAAAAAAAGAAATGTGGTAACAAATGTTTCTTTTTGGTTAAATCAAGGAGAAATAGTTGGTCTAATTGGACCAAATGGGGCTGGAAAAACAACCTCTTTTTATATAATCGTAGGGCTTATTAGACCGGATCAAGGACAAGTTCTTCTTAATGAAGAAAATATTACAAACTACCCAATATATAAACGTTCTAGAAAAGGAATTGGATATTTATCACAAGAACCATCTATATTTAGAAAATTATCTGTAGAAGATAATATTTTATGCATATTAGAAATGAAAAAAAATTCTTATAAAGAAAGGAAAAAAAAAACAGAACAACTTCTTGAAGAATTTGGATTACAACATATACGAAAAAACAGGGGAGATCTTTTATCTGGAGGGGAGCGTAAACGTACTGAAATTGCTAGATGTTTAGCTTCAAATCCTAGATTTATTCTTTTAGATGAACCTTTTTCTGGAATAGATCCTATCGCGATAGAAGAATTACAAAAAATTATTCTTTCTTTAAAAAAGAAAAAAATTGGTATATTGATTACCGATCATAATGTACAGGAAACCTTTATAATTACAGATCGTCTTTATTTAATGTTTGAAGGAAAAATATTGAAAGATGGACCTTCTAAAGAATTGATAAAAGATTCTATGGTAAGAAAAGTTTATTTAGGAAATCATTTTCTAAAAAATCATAAAATAAAAAAATAA
- a CDS encoding peptidylprolyl isomerase, translating into MIFFNFSFSLELEKVNGISVIIGDEIILDSEIKNYLDYNKNISSCKGLENLLIHKLILYYAKKDPSLQFDDQELETKVSNILENQENFLKTLNKNSYTEEFLEELTETIKNNQYIEKFYQKIIEDIEVSPEEVKYFFNKKKDKLPMIPKKICISYMIFYPKLSEKHRNKIFNFLKKIKKEIHFDRDFSTKAILLSEDYSSALKGGLIKGLKKKDIPKEFKRIVNSLKEKQISEPFETNLGFHLVKVEEKRGDEIDIRHILIKPKYTKEELTRTKSFVDLVKNRLINHEISFETIPNENPINNQIVDSFIWKKICIGEENLSKKMKKSLIHLNNGEISDTYKEILNGKEAFFIVKLLERIPSHPISFERDYTKLKNWGKIIKQEEKIKNWVKNKLKKTYLKIVCP; encoded by the coding sequence ATGATTTTTTTTAATTTTTCTTTTTCTTTAGAATTAGAAAAAGTAAATGGGATTTCTGTTATAATAGGAGATGAAATTATCTTAGATTCCGAGATAAAAAATTATTTAGATTATAATAAAAATATTTCTTCCTGTAAGGGATTAGAAAATTTGTTAATTCACAAATTAATTCTTTATTATGCAAAAAAAGATCCAAGTTTACAATTTGATGATCAAGAATTAGAAACAAAAGTATCTAATATTTTAGAAAATCAAGAAAATTTTTTAAAAACATTAAATAAAAATTCCTATACTGAGGAATTTTTAGAAGAATTAACTGAAACTATCAAAAATAATCAGTATATAGAGAAATTCTATCAAAAAATAATAGAAGATATAGAAGTATCTCCTGAAGAAGTAAAATATTTTTTTAATAAAAAAAAGGATAAACTACCTATGATTCCTAAAAAAATATGTATTTCTTATATGATTTTCTATCCAAAATTAAGTGAAAAACACAGGAATAAAATTTTTAATTTTTTGAAAAAAATTAAAAAGGAAATTCATTTTGATAGAGATTTTTCTACAAAAGCAATTTTATTATCAGAAGATTATTCTTCTGCATTGAAAGGAGGTTTGATTAAGGGATTAAAAAAGAAAGATATACCAAAAGAATTTAAACGTATAGTTAATTCTCTAAAAGAAAAACAAATATCTGAACCTTTTGAAACAAATTTAGGATTTCACTTAGTAAAAGTAGAAGAAAAAAGAGGAGATGAAATAGATATAAGGCATATTTTAATCAAACCTAAATATACAAAAGAAGAATTAACCAGAACAAAATCGTTTGTAGACTTAGTAAAAAATCGTTTAATAAATCATGAAATTTCTTTCGAAACTATTCCAAATGAAAATCCTATAAATAATCAAATAGTAGATTCTTTCATATGGAAAAAGATTTGTATAGGAGAAGAAAATCTATCAAAAAAAATGAAAAAATCTTTAATTCATTTAAACAATGGAGAAATTTCTGATACGTATAAAGAAATTTTAAATGGAAAGGAAGCTTTTTTTATTGTTAAATTATTGGAAAGGATCCCTTCTCATCCAATTTCTTTTGAAAGAGATTATACAAAATTAAAAAATTGGGGAAAGATTATAAAACAAGAAGAAAAAATTAAAAATTGGGTAAAAAATAAATTGAAAAAAACTTACTTAAAAATAGTTTGTCCATAA
- a CDS encoding NAD(P)H-dependent oxidoreductase — MKNKILFLVAHPNIEKSILNKRIIQNIHDKCKENIIIRKLYNIYPDFKIKVEEEIRIILDTKFIVFQFPFYWYSYPSLLKEWKDQVFTKLYEKKSLSGKHLLVSITTGSEKKTFHAGEKNNFTIDEFLRPIQQTAHICNMVYHGYVHISIHRVKMDGNLCDLENHTDKIIFRINQWIQ; from the coding sequence ATGAAAAATAAGATTTTATTTTTAGTAGCTCATCCTAATATAGAAAAATCTATTCTAAATAAAAGAATTATACAGAATATTCATGATAAATGTAAAGAAAATATTATTATACGAAAATTATATAACATTTATCCTGATTTCAAAATCAAGGTAGAGGAAGAAATAAGGATTATTTTGGATACAAAATTTATAGTATTTCAATTTCCATTTTATTGGTATAGTTATCCCTCCCTTTTAAAAGAGTGGAAGGATCAGGTTTTTACAAAATTATATGAAAAAAAATCTCTTTCTGGAAAACATTTATTGGTATCTATTACTACTGGATCAGAAAAAAAAACATTTCATGCAGGAGAAAAAAATAATTTTACTATAGATGAATTCTTACGCCCTATTCAACAAACAGCCCATATTTGTAATATGGTTTATCATGGATATGTTCATATTTCAATACATAGGGTAAAAATGGATGGAAATTTATGTGATTTGGAAAATCATACAGATAAAATTATTTTTAGGATTAACCAATGGATACAATAA
- a CDS encoding thiamine diphosphokinase has product MDHRFQGPEVGLFLNGDPPNIFFKKYFFYKKIFAVDGAFYYLKKMGVQVDSISGDFDSLLKKDILGKKNKFFEIFETKDQNYSDFDKALRIIYSKGFLNINVWGASGSEQDHFLGNLSTALKYKKKLSIIFHDNYHYYFFSDKKIFFYQKKNKKVSLFPFPKVEGLLTHGLKYPINDGLLKIGKRIGIRNVATEPQIEISYKKGELLIFVER; this is encoded by the coding sequence ATGGATCATCGTTTTCAAGGTCCAGAAGTTGGATTGTTTCTTAATGGAGATCCTCCTAATATTTTTTTCAAAAAATATTTTTTTTACAAAAAAATATTTGCAGTGGACGGAGCTTTTTACTATTTAAAAAAAATGGGGGTACAAGTGGATTCTATTAGTGGAGATTTTGATTCTCTTTTAAAAAAGGATATTTTAGGAAAAAAAAATAAATTTTTTGAAATTTTTGAAACCAAAGATCAAAATTATTCCGATTTTGATAAAGCTTTACGAATAATATATTCTAAAGGATTTTTAAATATAAATGTTTGGGGCGCTAGTGGTAGCGAACAAGATCATTTTTTAGGAAATCTATCTACGGCTTTGAAATATAAAAAAAAATTATCCATAATTTTTCATGACAATTATCATTATTATTTTTTTTCTGATAAAAAAATTTTTTTTTATCAGAAAAAAAATAAAAAGGTTTCCCTTTTTCCATTTCCAAAAGTAGAAGGATTATTAACTCATGGTCTAAAGTATCCTATCAATGATGGATTATTGAAAATAGGTAAACGTATAGGAATTAGAAACGTAGCTACTGAACCACAAATAGAAATAAGTTATAAAAAAGGAGAACTATTAATCTTTGTAGAAAGATAA
- a CDS encoding ABC transporter ATP-binding protein: MKKKSSLKQLLRISLSYKLILITIIIISILISFISAYRPKLIQKAIDVHIVYMDFFGLKNILIWIILLLILESVSHFILLYLSNILAQKVVEKIRILLFEKLLSFKTSFFNKTPIGKLVSYSVSDIETIIVIFNDGILLVSGDILRIMMIVIMMYTVHKKLSIIIFFTIPFMYLITRFFQKTLKKTFHKERVQTSRLNSFLQEKIVGMSIIQLFHKEREEYLKFKSINQKLMNAHFKTIFYFSIFFPIVELISASTISIVIFYGGFYSIESIGNNIKSGQIIAFIFFIYLIFRPMRQIADRFNIIQRGIAGIERIFSILNSEDIIINRGNIKIKKLKGHIVFHNVYFSYINNEKMAIKGISFEILPGENVAIVGSTGSGKSTITNLISRLYEIKQGKILIDGYGIKDIELRNLRSHIRVVTQDTFLFNDSIINNITLGNSSISLMEIEKMAKKIGIHRFIKSLPNGYKYIVQERGDLLSLGEKQLIAFLRVQIHPYSILILDEATTSLNQELEKLIYHATYRLTKNKTSIIISHRLSTLKNVDKILVLNNGVLVEKGPHKDLIQLNGYYAELYKETFNKKII, encoded by the coding sequence ATGAAAAAAAAATCTTCCTTGAAACAACTTTTAAGAATTAGTTTAAGTTATAAACTTATTCTAATAACAATAATTATCATTTCTATATTAATATCTTTTATATCTGCTTATCGCCCTAAATTGATACAGAAAGCTATAGATGTTCATATAGTTTATATGGATTTTTTTGGTCTTAAAAATATTTTAATATGGATTATTCTGCTTCTTATCTTAGAAAGTGTATCCCATTTTATTTTATTATATTTATCTAATATTCTTGCTCAAAAAGTTGTTGAAAAAATTAGAATTCTTTTATTTGAAAAATTATTATCTTTTAAAACTTCTTTTTTTAACAAAACACCAATTGGAAAACTTGTCTCCTATTCTGTTTCGGATATAGAAACTATCATTGTAATATTTAACGATGGTATATTACTTGTATCTGGAGATATTTTAAGAATAATGATGATTGTAATTATGATGTATACAGTGCATAAAAAATTATCTATTATTATTTTTTTTACTATTCCATTTATGTACTTGATTACTCGTTTTTTTCAAAAAACATTAAAAAAAACTTTTCATAAAGAACGTGTACAAACTTCACGTTTAAACAGTTTTTTACAAGAAAAGATCGTAGGTATGTCTATAATACAACTCTTCCATAAAGAAAGAGAAGAATATTTAAAATTCAAATCTATCAATCAAAAATTGATGAATGCTCATTTTAAAACTATTTTTTATTTTTCTATATTTTTTCCAATAGTTGAACTTATATCTGCTTCTACAATAAGCATTGTAATATTTTATGGAGGATTTTATTCAATTGAAAGTATAGGGAATAATATAAAATCAGGACAAATCATTGCTTTTATTTTTTTTATTTACCTTATTTTTCGTCCCATGCGTCAAATAGCAGATAGGTTTAATATTATACAAAGAGGAATTGCTGGTATAGAACGTATATTTTCTATATTAAATTCTGAGGATATAATTATTAATAGAGGAAATATAAAAATTAAAAAATTAAAAGGACATATTGTATTTCATAATGTCTATTTTTCCTATATAAATAATGAAAAAATGGCTATTAAAGGCATTTCTTTTGAAATACTTCCTGGAGAAAATGTAGCTATAGTAGGATCTACGGGTTCTGGTAAATCTACCATTACGAATTTAATTTCCAGATTATACGAGATAAAACAAGGTAAAATTTTGATTGATGGATATGGAATTAAAGATATTGAACTTAGAAATTTAAGATCTCATATAAGAGTAGTTACACAGGATACATTTTTATTTAATGATTCTATTATTAATAATATAACTTTAGGTAACTCTTCCATTAGCCTAATGGAAATAGAAAAAATGGCAAAAAAAATAGGAATACATAGATTTATAAAATCTTTACCTAATGGATATAAATATATTGTACAAGAAAGAGGTGATCTTTTATCGCTTGGAGAAAAACAGTTAATTGCTTTTTTAAGAGTACAAATACATCCTTATTCCATACTTATCCTAGATGAAGCAACAACATCTTTAAATCAAGAATTAGAAAAATTGATCTATCATGCTACATATCGTTTAACTAAAAATAAAACTTCGATTATTATCAGTCATCGGCTTTCTACATTAAAAAATGTAGATAAAATATTAGTTCTCAATAATGGAGTCCTTGTAGAAAAAGGACCCCATAAAGATTTAATTCAATTAAATGGATATTATGCAGAATTATATAAAGAAACATTTAATAAAAAAATAATATAA
- the mdh gene encoding malate dehydrogenase, with protein MKITIIGAGNIGTSCASLLARIDIVEEIVLLDIKDKLAEGNSLDISQMLPLVGSNTHVIGITNDYSKSKNSEIIIITCGLPRKPGMSRDDLVNINAKIIHTVTKKSIYFSPNAKFIIVSNPLDVMAYVCYKTAKIDSSRVMGMAGILDSTRYRYFLSKELNCSPHDIQTLLLGGHGETMVPLYRYTSISGIPIMEFLSKEKNQIIIEKTKNGGGEIVNLLGKSAWIAPSESVVNMVKAILKNSKRILSCSVFLNGEYNLKDMYLGVPVVLGKYGIEKIIELQLNKEEIFLLRNSANHIKNMMKKLNDINF; from the coding sequence ATGAAAATTACTATTATTGGAGCAGGAAATATAGGAACATCATGTGCTAGTTTATTAGCTAGAATAGATATAGTAGAAGAAATTGTTTTATTGGATATAAAAGATAAATTAGCTGAAGGGAATAGTTTAGATATATCTCAAATGTTACCTCTTGTTGGATCAAATACTCATGTTATTGGTATTACTAATGATTATTCAAAATCGAAAAATTCCGAAATAATTATTATCACTTGTGGATTGCCTAGAAAACCAGGAATGAGTCGTGATGATTTAGTAAATATCAATGCAAAAATTATTCATACTGTAACTAAAAAATCTATTTATTTTTCTCCAAATGCAAAATTTATAATTGTTTCTAATCCACTGGATGTGATGGCTTATGTATGTTATAAAACGGCTAAAATAGATTCTTCTCGTGTTATGGGTATGGCAGGAATATTAGATTCAACTAGATATCGTTATTTTTTGTCAAAAGAATTAAATTGTTCTCCTCATGATATACAAACTTTATTACTAGGAGGACATGGTGAGACTATGGTCCCTTTATATAGATATACTTCTATATCTGGAATCCCTATCATGGAATTTTTATCGAAAGAAAAAAATCAGATTATTATTGAAAAAACCAAAAATGGGGGTGGGGAAATTGTAAATTTATTGGGGAAATCCGCTTGGATAGCTCCTAGTGAATCCGTTGTGAATATGGTAAAAGCTATTCTTAAAAATTCCAAACGAATTTTATCGTGTTCTGTTTTTTTAAATGGAGAATATAATTTGAAAGATATGTATTTAGGAGTTCCAGTTGTTTTAGGAAAATATGGAATAGAAAAAATTATAGAATTACAATTGAACAAAGAAGAAATATTTCTTTTGAGAAATTCTGCTAATCATATAAAAAATATGATGAAAAAATTGAATGATATCAATTTCTAA